The following DNA comes from Streptomyces sp. Ag109_O5-10.
TGACGTAGAAGCCGAGCATCAGCACGGCGAGGCTCTTGAGCGCGTCGAGCCCGGCGGACCCGACGACGGCGGCGATCGCACCGAACGCACCGATCGGCGCGGCCCACATGATCATGCCGAGGATGCGGAAGACGAGCCGCTGGATGTGCTCGACACCGCGCAGCACCGGCTGCCCCGCCGACCCCATGGCCTGCAGCGCGAACCCGGCGAGCAGCGCGATCAGCAGCGTCTGCAGCACCTGGCCCTCGGTGAAGGCGGAGACGAACGTGGTCGGGATGATCGACAGCACGAAGTCGACACCGCCGAGCGCCTCGGAGTCCACCTGGGCGTGTCCGGTGGCCTTGAGGGCGTTGGTGATGTGCAGTCCGTCACCGGGGTGCAGGATGTTGCCGACGACGAGGCCGATGGTGAGCGCGACCAGCGACATCACCAGGAAGTAGCCGAGCGCGATGCCGCCCACGGCACCGACCTTGGCGGCCTTCCTCACGGACCCGATCCCGAGCACGATCGTGCAGAAGATGATGGGCGAGATCATCATCTTGATCAGGTTGACGAAGCCGGTCCCGAGCGGCTTCAGCTCGACCCCGGCGTCGGGCCAGACAAGCCCCACGACGATGCCGAGCGCCACCGCGGCGATCACGGCGATGTACAGGTAATGGGTGCGGTCCCGCTTCACAGCGGGTGCGGCAGGTGCCGTATCGGGGGTGCTGGCGGCGGCCACGGCTGCCCTCCTTGACGTCTTCGTCGGTACCACCGGCGTGCGGCTCACGTCCGGGCGATGTGGGGGATGCCGTGACTATCTCCCGGTCTGTGAGGGCGGTCACCCTTCCGTTCATTGAGTTCATGCCCGGCCCGGCAGGCACACTGCTGACATGCGTTTTCCGTCCGTCCCCCGCCCCCGCAGCCTGGCCGGCCAGCTCTTCGCCATGCAGGCCGTGCTGATAGCGGTCGTGGTCGCCGGTTACGCGCTGTTCACGTACGTCAGCGACCGCCACCAGGCGCAGGACGCGGCGACCCGGCAGGCGACGGCGGTGGCCAGGTCGGTCGCCGACTCGCCGTCGGTCCGCGCGGCGATCCACACCGCGCATCCCTCCACCGAGCTCCAGCCGTACGCCCTCCAGGTGATGCGGGGCACCGAGGTCGACTTCGTCACGATCATGACTCCGGACGGCATCCGCTGGACCCACCCCGACGAGACCCAGATCGGCAAGCACTACCTCGGCCACATCGAGGCGGCCCAGCAGGGCCACACCTACAGCGAGACCTACAAGGGCACCCTCGGGGCCTCGGTGCGCACGGTGACCCCAGTGGAGGAGAAGGGCCGGGTGATCGGCCTGGTCAGCGCCGGCATCAAAGTGGAGGCGATCAGCCAGCGGGTCCAGGAACAGGTGACGGCGCTGCTCGGGGTGGCGGCGAGCGCGCTGCTGCTGGGAGCGCTGGGCACGTACGTCGTCAACGCCCGGCTGCGCCGCCACACCCACGGCATGAACGCCGCGGAACTGAGCCATATGCACGACTACCACCAGGCGGCGCTGCACGCGGTGCGCGAGGGGCTGCTGATGCTGGACGGCCAGTACCGGGTGGCGCTGATCAACGACGGGGGCCGGGAGCTGCTGGGAGTGGGCGCCGAGGAGGACGTGGTCGGACGCTCGGTGGCCGAGCTGGGCCTGCCGGCCCCGCTGACCGGCGCGTTGCTGGCTTCTGGCCCCCGGGTGGACGAGGTGCACCTGACGGCGGACCGGGTCCTGGTGGTGAACACGTCCCCGGTCTCGGGCGGCGAGCGGCGCGGCACCGTGGCCACCCTCCGGGACGTCACCGAACTCCAGTCGCTGATGGGCGAGCTGGACTCGGAGCGAGGCTTCACGCAGGCGCTGCGCTCACAGGCGCACGAGGCGGCGAACCGCCTGCACACGGTGGTCTCGCTCATCGAACTCGGCCGGGCGGAGGAGGCGGTGGACTTCGCGACCGCGGAACTGGAGCTGGCGCAGGCGCTGACCGACCAGGTGGTGGCCGCCGTCAGCGAACCGGTCCTCGCCGCTCTCCTGCTGGGCAAGACCGCCCAGGCGAACGAGCGGGGCGTGGAGCTGGTGGTCTCGGACGAGAGCCGGCTGGATGACGGTTTGCTACCGGAGAGCCTGTCGGCGCGCGATCTGGTCACCGTCCTCGGCAACCTGATCGACAACGCGGTGGACGCGGCCCAGGGGACGGTCAGGGCACGCGTGACGGTGACCGCGTACGCGGAGGACGCGGAATTGGTGATGCGGGTGACGGACACGGGCGCGGGGGTCGACCCCGCCCACGTCGAGCTGGTCTTCCAGCGCGGCTTCTCGACGAAGCCGGCGGGGCCGGGCGGACGGGGGCTGGGCCTGGCCCTGGTACGGCAGGCGGTCGTACGGCTGGACGGCACCCTGACGGTGACGGAGGCGCCGGAGGGCGGAGCGGTGTTCGAGGTACGGCTGCCGTTGCGGGAGTCGCTGGCGGGGGGCGAGGCACGATGACCGGCCAACCGATCAGGGTCCTGGTCGTCGAGGACGACCCGGTGGCCGCGGACGCGCACGTCATGTACGTGGGCCGGGTGCCGGGGTTCGTGGCGGTGGGCAAGGCACACACCGGGGCGGAGGCGCGCCGCATCCTGGACCGCACGCCGG
Coding sequences within:
- a CDS encoding cation:dicarboxylate symporter family transporter → MAAASTPDTAPAAPAVKRDRTHYLYIAVIAAVALGIVVGLVWPDAGVELKPLGTGFVNLIKMMISPIIFCTIVLGIGSVRKAAKVGAVGGIALGYFLVMSLVALTIGLVVGNILHPGDGLHITNALKATGHAQVDSEALGGVDFVLSIIPTTFVSAFTEGQVLQTLLIALLAGFALQAMGSAGQPVLRGVEHIQRLVFRILGMIMWAAPIGAFGAIAAVVGSAGLDALKSLAVLMLGFYVTCVLFVFVVLGTVLRVVSGLNIFTLFKYLAREFLLILSTSSSESALPRLIAKMEHLGVSKPVVGITVPTGYSFNLDGTMIYMTMASLYIADALGTPMSVGEQIPLLLFLLLASKGAAGVSGAGLATLAGGLQSHKPALVDGVGLIVGIDRFMSEARALTNFAGNAVATVLIGTWTKEIDKGRVRQVLAGELPFDEKTLLDEGEPVVSPDLPEQREELAKA
- a CDS encoding sensor histidine kinase; translated protein: MRFPSVPRPRSLAGQLFAMQAVLIAVVVAGYALFTYVSDRHQAQDAATRQATAVARSVADSPSVRAAIHTAHPSTELQPYALQVMRGTEVDFVTIMTPDGIRWTHPDETQIGKHYLGHIEAAQQGHTYSETYKGTLGASVRTVTPVEEKGRVIGLVSAGIKVEAISQRVQEQVTALLGVAASALLLGALGTYVVNARLRRHTHGMNAAELSHMHDYHQAALHAVREGLLMLDGQYRVALINDGGRELLGVGAEEDVVGRSVAELGLPAPLTGALLASGPRVDEVHLTADRVLVVNTSPVSGGERRGTVATLRDVTELQSLMGELDSERGFTQALRSQAHEAANRLHTVVSLIELGRAEEAVDFATAELELAQALTDQVVAAVSEPVLAALLLGKTAQANERGVELVVSDESRLDDGLLPESLSARDLVTVLGNLIDNAVDAAQGTVRARVTVTAYAEDAELVMRVTDTGAGVDPAHVELVFQRGFSTKPAGPGGRGLGLALVRQAVVRLDGTLTVTEAPEGGAVFEVRLPLRESLAGGEAR